Proteins co-encoded in one Natronorubrum daqingense genomic window:
- a CDS encoding PKD domain-containing protein, producing MQRNSLTRRTALSLTAGSVLASIGAVTASTTDGGVSRESFNIREGTDEETTVYVTTADADGPTAVVLGGVHGNEVAGFTAAEDIADWSIDVGTLVIIPEASAVAVERGTRTDDEGDDLNRQFPEGSEPRTELAQALWDVVTDYDADAVIDLHESTGIYAGDPVDGVGQAIFHSSDEEATAAASNAIETVNEDSVDDPDKSFQSGGFTGPNSDPRGLLVHKASRELDAQSYLVETVSTDVDLDTRVNWQYQLVAYLLEDELFVNTEFQTDDIPAIFEADPSETPGEDPEEEPDDAEDEEPDDAEDEEPDDSEDEEPDESEDEPDEPADDEDDDADDEDADDVDDEDEDEVEDDDEADDDDEAEDEDEDDDDEAEDDEDEEDVDEDADDVDDEDDEDEDDDEADDEDETVEPLTAEIETTPSDADDRTFDCGETIEFDASPSSTPNEEIVSYEWDLGGDGCIDETEECIDITIGSNGDHTVVLHVTDDAGEEATDEISLTTN from the coding sequence ATGCAACGGAATTCACTCACACGACGGACAGCACTGTCTCTCACGGCAGGGTCAGTACTGGCGAGTATCGGTGCCGTGACGGCGAGCACGACCGACGGTGGCGTCTCTCGAGAGTCGTTCAACATTCGCGAGGGAACGGACGAAGAGACGACGGTGTACGTGACGACGGCAGACGCCGATGGGCCGACAGCCGTCGTCCTCGGTGGCGTTCACGGCAACGAAGTTGCGGGATTCACCGCAGCGGAAGATATTGCCGATTGGTCGATAGACGTTGGAACGCTCGTCATAATTCCCGAAGCGAGCGCTGTCGCAGTCGAACGAGGGACCAGAACGGACGACGAAGGGGACGACCTCAACCGCCAGTTCCCAGAAGGGTCCGAACCACGGACAGAACTGGCACAAGCGCTCTGGGATGTCGTCACCGACTACGACGCCGACGCGGTCATCGACCTTCACGAATCGACCGGAATCTACGCTGGTGACCCGGTTGACGGCGTCGGCCAGGCTATCTTCCACTCGAGCGACGAGGAGGCGACTGCCGCTGCGAGTAATGCGATCGAAACCGTCAACGAAGACTCAGTCGACGATCCGGACAAATCGTTTCAATCTGGCGGGTTCACCGGACCGAACTCCGATCCGCGGGGCCTGCTCGTCCACAAGGCTTCTCGAGAACTCGATGCGCAGAGCTATCTCGTCGAGACTGTCTCGACCGACGTCGACCTCGATACTCGAGTCAACTGGCAGTACCAACTCGTCGCGTATCTACTCGAGGACGAACTCTTCGTCAACACCGAGTTCCAAACTGACGACATCCCGGCTATTTTCGAAGCAGATCCATCCGAAACGCCAGGAGAAGACCCAGAAGAGGAACCCGACGACGCTGAGGACGAGGAACCCGACGACGCTGAGGACGAGGAACCCGACGACTCCGAGGATGAGGAACCAGACGAGTCTGAAGATGAACCTGACGAACCCGCGGACGACGAGGACGATGATGCAGACGACGAGGATGCGGATGACGTAGACGACGAAGACGAGGACGAAGTTGAAGACGACGATGAAGCAGACGACGATGACGAAGCTGAAGACGAAGACGAAGACGACGATGACGAAGCTGAAGACGATGAGGATGAAGAAGACGTAGACGAGGATGCGGATGACGTAGACGACGAAGACGACGAAGACGAAGACGACGATGAAGCAGACGACGAAGACGAAACTGTGGAGCCACTAACTGCAGAGATAGAGACGACCCCCTCCGACGCCGACGACCGAACGTTCGACTGCGGTGAGACGATCGAGTTCGACGCGTCGCCATCCTCGACACCGAACGAGGAAATCGTCTCCTACGAGTGGGACCTCGGTGGTGACGGCTGTATCGACGAAACCGAGGAGTGCATCGACATCACTATCGGTTCGAACGGGGATCACACGGTCGTCTTACACGTCACTGACGATGCTGGTGAAGAGGCGACCGATGAAATATCACTGACGACGAACTAA
- a CDS encoding polysaccharide deacetylase family protein, with the protein MTDNRMTRRRAIALSSTAAIAGLAGCSDRLDSVLGDSDDDDGEGSETGSSASALADGVPSLETEYNSREEYAQPGSSLDDFSDIDEWDVVEGSGEADEDEVYDGDHSLHLESDGSDNIVVERDLSGEDLSDMDVSIAMRTTTPQNITINLRLVDQFGSDRVHSLREVTYREPDVGWFRASPGVFEQSDYDPAMDSLDRIEIQVLHSMDEAEVWVDDLRMHERPDNGYVMLVWDDGFTDYYETASPLHDEYDFSTIQAPVPQWTEQGRDGIMTTEELLERQDEGDQIVLHGTHDPIHEYEDEEDIQSRLENDKQWFINNEFEGANYIVYPHNSFDKTSLEHISDYHYCGGFNQSGNVNTTSVYGFDPLVLPRTIGHDLDIATRCVDLAEAHNQCTILNFHEFEEDNTMSEDDYEELLEHIDEADVEVITFDDLWELRTAQHHE; encoded by the coding sequence ATGACAGATAACCGGATGACACGGCGACGTGCCATCGCACTGTCGAGCACAGCGGCAATCGCAGGCCTGGCAGGCTGCAGTGACCGCCTCGATTCCGTATTAGGCGACTCCGATGATGACGATGGCGAAGGATCGGAGACCGGATCGAGTGCATCGGCGCTCGCGGACGGTGTTCCATCACTCGAAACGGAGTACAACAGCCGAGAAGAGTACGCCCAGCCGGGATCGTCGTTGGACGACTTCAGTGACATCGACGAGTGGGACGTCGTCGAGGGATCCGGTGAAGCGGACGAAGACGAAGTGTACGACGGCGACCACAGTTTGCATTTAGAGTCGGACGGAAGCGACAACATCGTCGTCGAACGCGATCTTTCGGGTGAGGATCTGTCCGATATGGACGTCTCCATCGCGATGCGTACCACGACGCCCCAGAATATCACAATCAACCTTCGTCTCGTCGACCAGTTCGGTAGTGACCGCGTCCACTCGCTGCGGGAAGTAACCTACAGAGAGCCCGACGTAGGCTGGTTCCGAGCAAGTCCCGGCGTGTTCGAACAAAGCGATTACGACCCGGCGATGGATTCACTCGACCGGATCGAGATACAGGTTCTCCACTCCATGGACGAGGCGGAGGTCTGGGTCGACGACCTTCGCATGCACGAGCGTCCGGATAACGGATACGTGATGTTGGTCTGGGACGACGGCTTTACCGACTACTACGAGACGGCCTCGCCGCTCCACGACGAGTACGACTTCTCGACGATTCAGGCACCAGTGCCACAGTGGACCGAACAGGGACGTGACGGCATTATGACCACGGAGGAACTCCTCGAGCGCCAGGACGAAGGCGATCAGATCGTTCTCCACGGGACACACGACCCGATCCACGAATACGAAGACGAGGAGGACATCCAGAGCCGCCTCGAGAACGACAAACAGTGGTTCATCAACAACGAGTTCGAGGGCGCGAACTACATCGTCTATCCTCACAACAGCTTCGACAAGACCAGTCTCGAGCACATCTCGGACTACCACTACTGTGGCGGGTTCAACCAGTCGGGTAACGTCAACACGACTAGCGTTTACGGCTTCGATCCGCTGGTGTTACCGCGAACGATCGGTCACGACCTCGACATCGCAACACGATGTGTCGACCTCGCGGAGGCACACAATCAGTGTACGATCTTGAACTTCCACGAGTTCGAGGAAGACAACACGATGTCAGAAGACGACTACGAAGAACTCCTCGAGCACATCGACGAGGCCGATGTCGAGGTCATCACTTTCGATGACCTCTGGGAACTACGGACGGCCCAGCATCACGAATAA
- a CDS encoding asparagine synthetase B family protein, which produces MNRELFGVFGAIDTFNRFRSNDAFDEVVTGPSLTVGIRDPDLGEPGWSALCATDDGFCLIWGEIFVPDDDANAARWLLEQYPEHGRDALSQLNGSYVAVLDSASADEAFVATDPVRSRACFYTDEGGTRRFGTDASQIAQSVDDPTLDRNGILEFLHLGVTLGEKSALEEIQRLPIDSCLRSKSVEDLERFVYDPREFDYVDELAQRLERALRRRRVLPGKKGILLSAGYDSRVILSRIPDIERSYTVGAPAAQEVQGAKRLSEQYDVTHTAFEPDERYLRADESKIRYGQGIKESLHIHHAGYTDEFDVDTVYHGLLCDTFFRGHFNAEQSVDVLGKHIPTGHIETDPEPAEVLLRKFGYTRDASLDLTDRTDFNVDPRSFVRETLNEQLEEKETRAKTVQNRLNCVGIANQPSVPFHDHLSDHFLTSFLAIDRELIEWHLQTPPAYRTTETFLAACTQLDDDILEHRPPDRPHDTMLLNEIERFVRRKTPFLASFQPPWPDRQTLFERHDYDQRLLADVEHVHDLPARHKLRLIDLRTWLGYWRNSGDQSLPWLENSN; this is translated from the coding sequence ATGAACAGGGAACTCTTCGGCGTATTCGGTGCTATCGACACGTTCAATCGATTTCGGTCCAACGACGCGTTCGACGAGGTGGTCACCGGCCCATCGCTCACGGTCGGCATTCGAGACCCAGACCTCGGCGAACCCGGATGGAGCGCGCTGTGTGCCACCGACGATGGATTCTGTCTTATCTGGGGCGAAATCTTCGTCCCCGACGACGACGCGAACGCGGCACGGTGGCTCCTCGAGCAGTATCCGGAACACGGGCGTGACGCGTTGTCACAGCTCAACGGCTCGTACGTCGCCGTTCTCGACTCTGCAAGCGCCGACGAGGCGTTCGTCGCAACGGATCCCGTCCGTTCGCGTGCGTGTTTCTACACCGACGAAGGTGGGACACGACGCTTCGGAACCGACGCGTCACAGATTGCGCAATCGGTCGACGACCCGACGCTCGATCGCAACGGAATCCTCGAGTTTCTCCACCTCGGCGTGACCCTCGGGGAGAAATCCGCACTCGAAGAGATACAGCGGCTGCCGATCGACAGTTGTCTACGCTCGAAATCTGTTGAGGACCTCGAGCGATTCGTCTACGATCCTCGTGAGTTCGACTACGTGGACGAACTCGCACAACGCCTCGAACGGGCACTTCGTCGGCGCAGAGTGCTTCCCGGGAAGAAGGGTATCCTTCTCTCAGCGGGGTACGATTCGCGGGTTATCCTCTCTCGAATTCCGGATATCGAGCGAAGTTATACCGTCGGTGCACCCGCAGCACAGGAAGTTCAGGGTGCAAAACGGCTCTCAGAACAGTACGACGTCACGCACACCGCATTCGAACCGGACGAGCGATACCTGCGCGCCGACGAATCGAAAATCCGCTACGGCCAGGGCATCAAAGAATCGTTGCACATCCACCACGCGGGATACACGGACGAGTTCGACGTCGATACGGTGTATCACGGATTGCTCTGTGATACGTTCTTCCGCGGGCACTTCAATGCGGAACAGTCGGTCGACGTCCTGGGAAAGCACATCCCGACCGGTCATATCGAGACCGATCCGGAGCCCGCAGAGGTCCTCCTTCGAAAGTTCGGGTACACTCGCGACGCGAGCCTCGATTTGACCGATCGGACGGACTTCAACGTCGATCCGCGCTCGTTCGTCAGAGAGACGCTCAACGAACAACTCGAGGAGAAAGAGACGCGCGCAAAGACGGTTCAAAATCGGCTCAATTGTGTTGGCATCGCCAACCAGCCTTCCGTTCCGTTTCACGATCACCTTTCGGATCACTTCCTGACGTCGTTTCTGGCGATCGATCGGGAGCTAATCGAGTGGCACCTCCAGACGCCACCTGCGTACCGAACGACAGAGACGTTCCTCGCGGCGTGTACACAACTCGACGACGACATTCTCGAGCATCGGCCACCGGATCGACCCCACGATACGATGTTGCTCAACGAAATCGAGCGGTTCGTGCGGCGGAAGACGCCGTTTTTGGCATCGTTCCAACCACCGTGGCCCGACAGACAAACGTTGTTCGAGCGCCACGATTACGATCAACGTCTCCTTGCTGACGTCGAACACGTTCACGACCTGCCAGCCAGGCACAAACTTCGACTCATCGATCTCCGGACGTGGCTTGGCTACTGGCGCAATTCGGGCGATCAGTCACTTCCGTGGCTCGAGAACTCGAACTAG
- a CDS encoding DUF7344 domain-containing protein produces MKSTYINEEEQGEHETDDEETTSSETPDFSKDEIFHLLQNERRRLVLRYLRGTSGPVRMRDIAEQVAAWEHDTTVSELTSTQRQRVYIPLYQSHLSKLDEAGIIDYQKNRGIVERKPFADQVDQYLQIDPEHDSPARPETTENWDDYYIGATVLCYVLLIGAVIELPFTSFLSGIALSAVILLLFTVLTVSRLLE; encoded by the coding sequence ATGAAATCGACATATATCAACGAAGAAGAACAGGGTGAGCACGAGACGGATGACGAAGAGACCACGTCGTCTGAAACACCTGACTTCTCGAAAGACGAAATCTTCCATCTCCTGCAAAATGAACGCCGTCGGTTGGTTCTCAGGTACCTCCGTGGCACCAGTGGCCCCGTACGCATGCGCGACATTGCAGAGCAAGTCGCAGCATGGGAACACGATACGACCGTTAGCGAACTCACGTCGACACAACGCCAGCGCGTCTACATCCCGCTGTATCAATCACACCTCTCGAAGCTCGATGAAGCAGGTATCATCGACTACCAGAAGAACCGCGGTATCGTCGAACGAAAGCCCTTCGCCGACCAGGTAGACCAATACCTCCAGATCGACCCCGAACACGACTCGCCAGCACGACCAGAGACGACTGAAAACTGGGACGACTACTACATCGGCGCGACAGTCCTCTGTTACGTGCTCCTAATCGGTGCCGTTATCGAATTACCGTTCACGTCGTTCCTCTCGGGAATTGCACTGAGCGCTGTAATCTTGCTGCTCTTTACAGTCTTGACCGTCAGTCGACTCCTCGAGTAA